From Actinomycetota bacterium, a single genomic window includes:
- the dnaJ gene encoding molecular chaperone DnaJ, with protein MNNPEYLEKDFYAELGVSKDASAAEIKKAYRKLAQQHHPDANKGDKASEERFKNVGRAYSVLSDPKKRAEYDEARRLLASGAFGGGGFGGFPGGGGGFPGGTRVRVEDLGGLGDLFGNLFGGRQSQTAARRGRDVESEVTLGFEEAVRGATIPLQLRGPAPCHTCHGSGAKPGTLPRPCPTCNGRGTVTRDQGLFGLSSPCPTCQGRGSVIDDPCPTCNGRGSEVRTRELKVRIPTGVNDGATVRLKGQGEPGQAGAPAGDLIVKVRVTPHPIFGRNGRDLTITVPVTFAEAALGTELKVPTLDGPVTLKVPAGTQNGRTFRVRGRGVPGAGRKGAGDLMVSLQVAVPEKLSRKERDLLREFASLSDTTPRNHLGID; from the coding sequence CGCGGCCGAGATCAAGAAGGCCTACCGGAAGCTCGCCCAGCAGCACCACCCGGACGCCAACAAGGGTGACAAGGCGTCCGAGGAGCGCTTCAAGAACGTCGGGCGGGCCTACTCGGTGCTGTCCGACCCCAAGAAGCGGGCCGAGTACGACGAGGCCCGCCGGCTGCTGGCCTCCGGGGCCTTCGGCGGCGGCGGCTTCGGCGGGTTCCCGGGCGGAGGCGGCGGCTTCCCCGGCGGCACCAGGGTCCGGGTCGAGGACCTGGGCGGCCTCGGCGACCTGTTCGGCAACCTGTTCGGCGGGCGGCAGTCGCAGACGGCGGCCCGGCGCGGCCGCGACGTCGAGAGCGAGGTCACCCTCGGCTTCGAGGAGGCGGTGCGCGGGGCCACCATCCCCCTGCAGCTCCGCGGGCCGGCCCCCTGCCACACCTGCCACGGCTCGGGAGCCAAGCCCGGCACCCTGCCCCGGCCCTGCCCGACCTGCAACGGGCGGGGCACGGTCACCCGCGACCAGGGCCTGTTCGGCCTCTCCAGCCCCTGCCCGACCTGCCAGGGTCGCGGCTCGGTGATCGACGACCCCTGCCCGACCTGCAACGGCCGCGGCAGCGAGGTCCGCACCCGGGAGCTGAAGGTACGGATCCCCACCGGGGTCAACGACGGCGCCACCGTCCGGCTCAAGGGCCAGGGCGAGCCCGGCCAGGCCGGCGCCCCCGCCGGCGACCTGATCGTCAAGGTGCGGGTCACCCCGCACCCCATCTTCGGGCGCAACGGCCGGGACCTGACCATCACCGTGCCGGTGACCTTCGCCGAGGCCGCCCTCGGCACCGAGCTCAAGGTGCCGACCCTGGACGGCCCGGTGACCTTGAAGGTGCCGGCCGGGACCCAGAACGGCCGCACCTTCCGGGTCCGGGGGCGCGGCGTCCCCGGGGCCGGCCGCAAGGGCGCCGGCGACCTGATGGTCAGCCTCCAGGTGGCCGTGCCCGAGAAGCTCTCGCGCAAGGAGCGGGACCTGCTGCGGGAGTTCGCGTCGCTGTCCGACACGACGCCCAGGAACCACCTCGGGATCGACTGA